A stretch of the Meles meles chromosome 19, mMelMel3.1 paternal haplotype, whole genome shotgun sequence genome encodes the following:
- the SLC8A2 gene encoding sodium/calcium exchanger 2 → MAPLALVGFALLLGTTPCSAAATPTPSLPPPLANDSDASAGGCQGSNRCQPGVLLPVWEPDDPSLGDKAARAVVYFVAMVYMFLGVSIIADRFMASIEVITSKEKEITITKANGETSVGTVRIWNETVSNLTLMALGSSAPEILLSVIEVCGHNFQAGELGPGTIVGSAAFNMFVVIAVCIYVIPAGESRKIKHLRVFFVTASWSIFAYVWLYLILAVFSPGVVQVWEALLTLVFFPVCVVFAWMADKRLLFYKYVYKRYRTDPRSGIIIGAEGDPPKSIELDGTFVGAEVPGEVGGLGPSPAEARELDASRREVIQILKDLKQKHPDKDLEQLVGIANYYALLHQQKSRAFYRIQATRLMTGAGNVLRRHAVDASRRASPAEGAGEDEDDGASRIFFEPSLYHCLENCGSVLLSVTCQGGEGNSTFYVDYRTEDGSAKAGSDYEYSEGTLVFKPGETQKELRIGIIDDDIFEEDEHFFVRLLNLRVGDAQGMFEPDGGGRPKGRLVAPLLATVTILDDDHAGIFSFQDRLLHVSECMGTVDVRVVRSSGARGTVRLPYRTVDGTARGGGVHYEDACGELEFGDDETMKTLQVKIVDDEEYEKKDNFFIELGQPQWLKRGISALLLNQGDGDRKLTAEEEEARRIAEMGKPVLGENCRLEVIIEESYDFKNTVDKLIKKTNLALVIGTHSWREQFLEAVTVSAGDEEEEEDGSREERLPSCFDYVMHFLTVFWKVLFACVPPTEYCHGWACFGVCILVIGLLTALIGDLASHFGCTVGLKDSVNAVVFVALGTSIPDTFASKVAALQDQCADASIGNVTGSNAVNVFLGLGVAWSVAAVYWAVQGRPFEVRTGTLAFSVTLFTVFAFVGIAVLLYRRRPHIGGELGGPRGPKLATTALFLGLWFLYILFASLEAYCHIRGF, encoded by the exons ATGGCTCCCCTGGCCTTAGTGGGGTTTGCACTCCTCCTGGGGACGACCCCCTGCTCGGCGGCGGCCACCCCAACCCCCTCACTGCCGCCTCCCCTGGCCAATGACAGTGATGCCAGCGCAGGGGGCTGCCAGGGCTCCAACCGCTGCCAGCCAGGGGTCCTGCTGCCCGTTTGGGAGCCCGATGACCCGTCCCTGGGGGACAAGGCAGCACGAGCTGTGGTCTACTTCGTGGCCATGGTTTACATGTTCCTGGGCGTGTCCATCATCGCCGACCGCTTCATGGCATCCATCGAGGTCATCACATCAAAGGAAAAGGAGATCACCATCACCAAGGCCAACGGTGAGACCAGCGTGGGCACCGTCCGCATCTGGAACGAGACGGTGTCCAACCTCACGCTCATGGCCCTGGGCTCCTCAGCCCCTGAGATCCTGCTGTCCGTCATTGAGGTCTGCGGCCACAACTTCCAGGCGGGCGAGCTGGGCCCGGGCACCATTGTGGGCAGTGCTGCCTTCAACATGTTTGTGGTCATTGCCGTGTGCATCTATGTCATCCCAGCCGGCGAGAGCCGCAAGATCAAGCACTTGAGAGTCTTCTTTGTCACTGCCTCTTGGAGTATCTTCGCCTACGTCTGGCTTTATCTCATCCTGGCTGTCTTTTCCCCGGGTGTGGTCCAG GTGTGGGAGGCGCTGCTGACCCTCGTCTTCTTCCCGGTGTGCGTGGTGTTCGCCTGGATGGCCGACAAGCGGCTGCTCTTCTACAAGTACGTGTACAAGCGCTACCGCACCGACCCGCGCAGCGGCATCATCATCGGCGCCGAGGGCGACCCCCCCAAGAGCATCGAGCTGGACGGCACGTTCGTGGGCGCCGAGGTGCCGGGCGAGGTGGGCGGCCTGGGCCCGAGCCCCGCCGAGGCCCGCGAGCTGGACGCCAGCCGCCGCGAGGTCATCCAGATCCTCAAGGACCTCAAGCAGAAGCACCCGGACAAGGACCTGGAGCAGCTGGTGGGCATCGCCAACTACTACGCGCTGCTGCACCAGCAGAAGAGCCGCGCCTTCTACCGCATCCAGGCCACGCGGCTGATGACGGGCGCGGGCAACGTGCTGCGGCGACACGCGGTGGACGCGTCGCGCAGGGCCTCCCCGGCCGAGGGCGCCGGCGAGGACGAGGACGACGGCGCCAGCCGCATCTTCTTCGAGCCCAGCCTCTACCACTGCCTGGAGAACTGTGGCTCCGTGCTGCTGTCGGTCACCTGCCAAGGCGGGGAGGGCAACAGCACCTTCTACGTGGACTACCGCACCGAGGACGGCTCCGCCAAGGCCGGCTCCGACTACGAGTACAG TGAGGGCACGCTGGTGTTCAAGCCGGGCGAGACACAGAAGGAGCTGCGCATCGGCATCATCGACGACGACATCTTTGAGGAGGACGAACACTTCTTCGTGCGGCTGCTGAACCTGCGCGTGGGTGACGCGCAGGGCATGTTCGAGCCCGACGGCGGTGGGCGGCCCAAGGGACGGCTGGTGGCGCCACTGCTGGCCACCGTCACCATCCTGGACGACGACCACGCGGGCATCTTCTCCTTCCAGGACCGCCTGCTGCACGTGAGCGAGTGCATGGGCACCGTGGACGTGCGCGTCGTGCGCAGCTCGGGCGCGCGGGGAACCGTGCGCCTCCCGTACCGCACGGTGGACGGCACGGCGCGCGGCGGCGGCGTGCACTACGAGGACGCGTGCGGCGAGCTCGAGTTCGGCGACGACGAGACCAT gaaaacTCTTCAGGTAAAGATAGTTGATGACGAGGAATATGAGAAAAAGGATAATTTCTTCATCGAGCTGGGCCAGCCGCAGTGGCTTAAGCGAGGGATTTCAG ctctgctgctcaaTCAAG GAGATGGAGACAGGAAGTTGACCGCCGAGGAAGAAGAGGCTCGGAGGATAGCAGAGATGGGCAAGCCAGTTCTTGGGGAAAACTGCCGGCTGGAGGTTATCATTGAGGAGTCATATGACTTTAAG AACACAGTGGATAAACTCATCAAGAAAACCAACTTGGCTTTGGTGATTGGGACCCATTCCTGGAGGGAACAGTTTTTAGAGGCCGTTACGGTGAGCGCAG gggacgaggaggaggaggaggacgggtCCCGGGAGGAACGGCTGCCTTCCTGCTTTGACTACGTCATGCACTTCCTGACGGTGTTCTGGAAGGTGCTCTTCGCCTGTGTGCCCCCCACTGAGTACTGCCACGGCTGGGCCTGCTTTGGCGTCTGCATCCTGGTCATCGGCCTGCTCACCGCGCTCATTGGGGACCTGGCCTCCCACTTTGGCTGCACCGTTGGCCTCAAGGACTCCGTCAACGCTGTAGTCTTCGTGGCCCTGGGCACCTCCATCCCCG ACACGTTCGCCAGCAAGGTGGCGGCGCTGCAGGACCAGTGCGCGGACGCGTCCATCGGCAACGTGACCGGCTCCAACGCCGTGAACGTGTTCCTGGGCCTGGGGGTGGCCTGGTCGGTGGCCGCCGTGTACTGGGCGGTGCAGGGCCGCCCGTTCGAGGTGCGCACCGGCACGCTGGCCTTCTCAGTCACGCTCTTCACCGTCTTCGCCTTCGTGGGCATCGCCGTGCTGCTGTACCGCCGCCGGCCGCACATCGGGGGCGAGCTGGGCGGCCCGCGCGGCCCCAAGCTCGCCACCACCGCGCTCTTCCTGGGCCTCTGGTTCCTCTACATCCTCTTCGCCAGCCTCGAGGCTTACTGCCACATCCGGGGCTTCTAG